Proteins co-encoded in one Stenotrophomonas maltophilia genomic window:
- a CDS encoding AMP nucleosidase codes for MKSKQEIVDNWLPRYTGVPLDQFGQHILLTNFGGYLHTFSELTGAPVIGLDRPMASATIDGITMINFGMGSPNAAIIMDLLSAVMPKAVLFLGKCGGLKRKNQLGDLVLPIAAIRGEGTSGDYLPPEVPALPAFALQRAVSTMIRDLGHDYWTGTVYTTNRRVWEHDEAFKERLRAMRCMAIDMETATVFAAGFANHIPSGALLLVSDQPMIPDGVKTEASDAKVSSQFVQNHIQIGIEALKLIRRNGKSVRHLRFDE; via the coding sequence ATGAAGAGCAAGCAGGAAATCGTCGACAACTGGTTGCCACGCTATACCGGCGTGCCGCTGGACCAGTTCGGCCAGCACATCCTGCTGACCAACTTCGGCGGCTACCTGCATACCTTTTCCGAGCTGACCGGCGCACCCGTCATCGGCCTGGACCGGCCCATGGCCAGTGCGACCATCGACGGCATCACCATGATCAACTTCGGCATGGGCAGCCCCAACGCCGCGATCATCATGGATCTGCTGTCGGCGGTGATGCCCAAGGCGGTGCTGTTCCTGGGCAAGTGCGGTGGACTGAAGCGCAAGAACCAGCTGGGCGACCTGGTGCTGCCGATCGCTGCGATCCGGGGCGAGGGCACCTCGGGCGACTACCTGCCGCCGGAAGTTCCGGCCTTGCCGGCCTTCGCGCTGCAGCGTGCGGTGTCGACCATGATCCGCGACCTCGGTCACGACTACTGGACCGGCACCGTCTACACCACCAACCGCCGGGTCTGGGAGCACGACGAGGCGTTCAAGGAGCGGCTGCGGGCGATGCGCTGCATGGCCATCGACATGGAGACGGCCACGGTGTTCGCCGCCGGCTTTGCCAACCACATCCCCAGCGGCGCGCTGCTGCTGGTTTCGGACCAGCCGATGATCCCGGACGGGGTCAAGACCGAGGCCTCCGATGCCAAGGTCAGCTCCCAGTTCGTGCAAAACCATATCCAGATCGGCATCGAGGCGCTTAAGCTTATCCGGCGCAACGGCAAGTCGGTCCGCCACCTGCGCTTCGACGAATGA
- a CDS encoding polysaccharide deacetylase family protein, which produces MSNAGTLHRIPARPWRWLPWLLLSQLAVILIWALAGWPWGLPVMVVSHALFMVPVFLPNSRFYAPVLSRLPEAGGSVWLTIDDGPGPETRAVLDLLDRHQARATFFLVGERALAQPELVREILRRGHDLGNHSLSHPQARFWRLGPSAMRAEIEGCQHALQAVGGQPVRWYRSVVGMTNPFVAPVLKALGLVRVGWSARGYDGVGCTPDGVLARLLPDLRPGAIVLLHEGAAHGHNQVIIERVLQALDERGLKAQLPVL; this is translated from the coding sequence ATGAGCAACGCAGGAACATTGCATCGCATCCCGGCCCGCCCCTGGCGCTGGCTGCCCTGGCTGCTGCTGTCGCAACTGGCCGTGATCCTGATCTGGGCGCTCGCCGGGTGGCCGTGGGGCCTGCCCGTGATGGTGGTCAGCCACGCGCTGTTCATGGTGCCGGTGTTCCTGCCCAACAGCCGCTTCTACGCGCCGGTGCTGAGCCGCCTCCCCGAGGCCGGCGGGAGTGTCTGGCTGACCATCGATGATGGCCCCGGCCCGGAAACCCGCGCGGTGCTCGACCTGCTGGACCGCCATCAGGCCCGCGCCACCTTCTTTCTGGTGGGCGAGCGTGCGCTGGCGCAGCCGGAGCTGGTGCGCGAGATCCTGCGCCGCGGCCACGATCTTGGCAATCACAGCCTCAGCCACCCGCAAGCCCGTTTCTGGCGCCTGGGCCCGTCTGCCATGCGCGCCGAGATCGAAGGCTGCCAGCACGCGCTGCAGGCAGTCGGTGGGCAGCCGGTGCGCTGGTACCGTTCGGTGGTGGGCATGACCAATCCGTTCGTGGCGCCGGTGCTGAAGGCGCTGGGGCTGGTGCGCGTGGGCTGGAGTGCCCGCGGCTACGACGGCGTCGGCTGCACCCCGGACGGCGTGCTGGCGCGGCTGCTGCCGGACCTGCGCCCAGGGGCCATCGTGCTGCTGCATGAAGGCGCCGCCCATGGGCACAATCAGGTGATCATCGAGCGCGTGCTGCAGGCGCTGGACGAGCGCGGGCTGAAGGCGCAGCTGCCGGTTCTGTAG
- a CDS encoding class I SAM-dependent methyltransferase, giving the protein MDGTPRNGTPLPCTPLTALQARSIAEAFRPAQAWGSRRDYYYTRGKLGSDPLYDGVLQHLPDDGQPVLDLGCGLGLFAHVLRQRGGTQRYLGVDLDAGKIARAQRAAADLPDVRFDCLDVQAPLPAHRGHVLLLDVLQYLDAGPQQVLLHAASEQVAPGGRLLLRTPLATGDGRDRTTRVADRLAWLVGWMGTRPRHYPDPQVVQATLAAAGLQVRSPRPLHGRTPFNSWLLVAERPAL; this is encoded by the coding sequence ATGGACGGCACGCCACGGAATGGCACGCCCCTGCCCTGCACGCCGCTGACGGCACTCCAGGCCCGTTCGATTGCCGAGGCTTTCCGGCCGGCACAGGCCTGGGGCAGCCGCCGCGACTACTACTACACTCGCGGCAAACTCGGCAGCGATCCGCTGTATGACGGCGTCCTGCAACATTTGCCGGACGACGGGCAGCCGGTATTGGACCTGGGTTGCGGGCTGGGCCTGTTCGCCCATGTGCTGCGCCAGCGTGGCGGTACCCAGCGCTACCTGGGCGTGGACCTGGATGCCGGCAAGATCGCCCGCGCCCAGCGCGCTGCTGCCGACCTGCCCGATGTGCGTTTCGACTGCCTGGATGTGCAGGCACCGCTGCCGGCCCATCGCGGGCACGTGCTGCTGCTGGACGTACTGCAGTACCTGGACGCAGGCCCGCAGCAGGTGCTGCTGCATGCCGCCAGCGAGCAGGTGGCACCCGGTGGCCGCCTGCTGCTGCGCACACCGCTGGCCACCGGCGATGGCCGAGACCGCACTACCCGGGTCGCGGACCGGCTGGCCTGGCTGGTCGGTTGGATGGGCACGCGGCCGCGTCACTACCCCGACCCGCAGGTCGTGCAGGCGACGCTGGCCGCAGCGGGATTGCAGGTCAGGTCCCCGCGCCCGCTGCATGGGCGAACCCCGTTCAACAGCTGGCTGCTGGTGGCCGAACGCCCTGCGTTGTAG
- a CDS encoding SGNH/GDSL hydrolase family protein, which yields MALSYLALGDSYTIGEAVAVQGRWPHQLAAALRAQGVDLADPQTIATTGWTTDELDAGIDAVAPQGPFDFVSLLIGVNNQYRGRPLDEYREQFEALLQRAIGFAGGDAGRVLVLSFPDWGATPFGAGSGRDLAAIEIETDEFNAAAEVISTRHGVAFVDITDISRAQGDAPTMIAEDGLHPSARMYALWSERALPIAAHLLGSTG from the coding sequence GTGGCGTTGTCCTACCTGGCACTGGGCGACTCGTACACCATTGGTGAAGCGGTTGCGGTTCAAGGCCGCTGGCCGCACCAGCTGGCCGCCGCGCTGCGTGCGCAGGGCGTGGACCTGGCCGACCCGCAGACGATTGCCACCACCGGCTGGACCACCGACGAACTCGATGCCGGCATCGATGCGGTGGCACCGCAGGGTCCCTTCGATTTCGTCAGCCTGTTGATCGGCGTCAACAACCAGTACCGTGGCCGCCCGCTGGACGAGTACCGCGAGCAGTTTGAAGCGCTGCTGCAGCGGGCAATCGGCTTCGCTGGTGGCGATGCAGGGCGCGTGCTGGTGCTGTCCTTCCCCGATTGGGGTGCGACCCCGTTCGGCGCCGGCAGTGGCCGCGACCTGGCCGCGATCGAGATCGAAACCGACGAGTTCAATGCCGCCGCCGAAGTGATCAGCACCCGGCACGGCGTGGCCTTCGTCGACATCACCGACATCAGCCGCGCCCAGGGCGACGCGCCGACGATGATCGCCGAGGACGGCCTGCACCCCTCGGCGCGGATGTACGCGCTGTGGAGCGAACGCGCGCTGCCGATTGCCGCGCATCTGCTCGGCAGCACGGGCTGA
- a CDS encoding DUF924 family protein, with amino-acid sequence MDVAAQVVEFWKEAGPAKWFARDDAFDAQFRQLFLDEHFAAASRAREHWLGSAEGALALMLLLDQFPRNCFRGTAHSYATDGLARHYAMRAIEEGLDLQLVPKLRAFIYLPFEHSEDPLDQDRSVAMFDVLGDKEYLQYAELHRDIIRRFGRFPHRNAVLGRFPTAEELDYLAEGGFAG; translated from the coding sequence ATGGATGTTGCCGCGCAAGTGGTGGAATTCTGGAAGGAGGCGGGCCCTGCAAAGTGGTTCGCCCGCGACGACGCGTTCGACGCGCAGTTCCGCCAGTTGTTTCTGGATGAGCATTTCGCTGCGGCCTCGCGCGCGCGCGAACACTGGCTGGGCAGTGCCGAGGGCGCGCTGGCATTGATGCTGCTGCTGGACCAGTTCCCGCGCAACTGCTTCCGCGGGACCGCCCATTCCTACGCTACCGACGGCCTGGCGCGGCACTACGCCATGCGTGCGATCGAGGAAGGGCTGGACCTGCAGCTGGTGCCGAAGCTGCGCGCCTTCATCTATCTGCCGTTCGAGCACTCTGAAGATCCGCTGGACCAGGACCGTTCGGTGGCGATGTTCGACGTGCTCGGTGACAAGGAATACCTGCAGTACGCCGAACTGCATCGCGACATCATCCGCCGCTTCGGCCGTTTCCCGCACCGCAACGCAGTGCTCGGCCGTTTTCCCACGGCCGAAGAGCTGGATTACCTGGCCGAAGGTGGCTTCGCCGGGTAG
- the rsgA gene encoding ribosome small subunit-dependent GTPase A, producing the protein MAVMTQTPDFTALQTIGWPWPGPPQQADWQAAMAAHPQARPARVIEQHRTHYVVADGPDTAIKAESLPEWQRPRFPSHERPAVGDWVLLDGIRIVALLPRRTAIKRGAAGEHYHQQVIAANIDTVFIVCGLDADFNPRRIERYLLLVGGGGAEPVVVLTKADQTEYSEDALAVLEELEMQGIALHAINGLDAESVAVLQPWLGPGRTVVLVGSSGAGKSTLTNTLLGEQRMKTNAVRANDSRGRHTTTHRALMPLPMGACLIDTPGMRELKPTGEETLSEGGFADIEALAAQCRFNDCKHQQEPGCAVRAAIEAGEIEESRLLNYFKLKEEVAAAAAKLAVRQAETAQERGGRKGKGQQFRPAGKPRRR; encoded by the coding sequence ATGGCGGTGATGACCCAGACCCCCGATTTCACCGCCCTGCAGACCATCGGCTGGCCCTGGCCGGGCCCGCCGCAGCAGGCCGACTGGCAGGCCGCGATGGCCGCGCACCCGCAGGCCCGCCCGGCGCGGGTGATCGAGCAACACCGTACCCACTATGTGGTGGCCGACGGCCCGGACACGGCGATCAAGGCCGAGTCACTGCCGGAATGGCAGCGCCCGCGCTTCCCCAGCCATGAACGGCCGGCGGTGGGCGACTGGGTGCTGCTGGACGGCATCCGCATCGTCGCCCTGCTGCCGCGCCGCACCGCGATCAAGCGTGGCGCCGCCGGCGAGCATTACCACCAGCAGGTGATCGCGGCCAACATCGATACGGTGTTCATCGTCTGCGGCCTGGATGCCGACTTCAATCCGCGCCGCATCGAGCGCTACCTGCTGCTGGTGGGTGGCGGCGGTGCCGAACCGGTGGTGGTACTGACCAAGGCCGACCAGACCGAGTACAGCGAAGACGCGCTGGCGGTGCTGGAAGAGCTGGAGATGCAGGGCATCGCGCTGCATGCGATCAACGGCCTGGATGCGGAAAGCGTGGCCGTGCTGCAGCCTTGGCTGGGCCCGGGCCGCACCGTGGTGCTGGTCGGTTCCTCCGGTGCCGGCAAGTCCACACTGACCAATACCCTGCTCGGCGAGCAGCGGATGAAGACCAATGCGGTACGCGCCAACGACTCGCGTGGCCGCCATACCACCACCCATCGCGCACTGATGCCGCTGCCGATGGGCGCGTGCCTGATCGACACCCCTGGCATGCGCGAACTGAAGCCGACCGGTGAAGAGACGCTGTCCGAAGGCGGCTTTGCCGATATCGAAGCGTTGGCTGCACAGTGCCGCTTCAACGACTGCAAGCACCAGCAGGAACCGGGCTGTGCGGTGCGCGCGGCGATCGAGGCGGGCGAGATCGAAGAGAGCCGGCTGCTGAACTACTTCAAGCTGAAGGAAGAAGTGGCTGCCGCTGCGGCCAAACTGGCCGTGCGCCAGGCCGAGACCGCGCAGGAGCGCGGCGGCAGGAAGGGCAAGGGCCAGCAGTTCCGCCCGGCCGGCAAGCCGCGCCGGCGCTGA
- a CDS encoding flavohemoglobin expression-modulating QEGLA motif protein, whose translation MEPTATLDRDVAHHAALDARLVEAVGGIRLLGLTSWPATLQAPFLDSVARGQPVLPKVDYPRLDFSEERRALAAISAECDDTHPLGHYVRQSAHSWDLAAQLLEGLGTAAVDTCSVQLFGAPEQPLPGNGPSTREAARHFIQIAAELDHELLAPEEQVPVSAIALQLQLQNDLDAFFESRIIQVQLDPELVSKAAAGPTRIRLRTSARFSAYDRAQLFHHEALVHSLTALNGREQPVLPSLALSSPRVTATQEGLATFAEQITGSIDIERLKRISLRTEAIAMAREGADFIEVFRYFCDAGQNVEESFASAQRVFRGVPPSGGLAFTKDTVYLRGLVSVHTFFRHMLAEDRLQVCRWLFAGKMSLTDAIAFAPLFEAGVLKPPRWLPHWVSRANGLAGMLAFSLFANRIRMDQLAPE comes from the coding sequence ATGGAACCGACCGCGACGCTGGACCGTGACGTGGCCCACCATGCAGCGCTCGATGCGCGCCTGGTCGAGGCCGTGGGAGGCATCCGCCTGCTGGGCCTGACCAGCTGGCCGGCAACGCTGCAGGCACCCTTCCTGGACAGCGTGGCGCGCGGCCAACCGGTGCTGCCCAAGGTCGACTATCCGCGGTTGGATTTCAGCGAAGAGCGCCGCGCACTGGCGGCGATCTCTGCCGAGTGCGATGACACTCATCCGCTGGGCCACTACGTGCGGCAGTCGGCGCACAGCTGGGACCTGGCCGCGCAGCTGCTGGAAGGGCTGGGCACCGCCGCCGTCGATACCTGTTCAGTACAGCTGTTCGGCGCGCCCGAGCAGCCGCTGCCGGGCAATGGCCCGAGCACGCGTGAAGCGGCGCGGCACTTCATCCAGATTGCCGCCGAACTGGACCACGAACTGCTGGCGCCGGAAGAGCAGGTGCCGGTCTCGGCCATCGCCCTGCAACTGCAGCTGCAGAACGATCTGGACGCTTTCTTCGAATCACGCATCATCCAGGTGCAGCTCGACCCGGAGCTGGTCTCCAAGGCCGCCGCCGGCCCGACCCGCATCCGCCTGCGCACCAGTGCGCGTTTCAGCGCCTACGACCGTGCGCAGCTGTTCCACCACGAAGCGCTGGTGCATTCGCTGACCGCATTGAACGGCCGCGAACAGCCGGTGCTGCCCAGCCTGGCGTTGTCTTCGCCACGGGTGACCGCAACCCAGGAAGGGCTGGCCACTTTTGCCGAACAGATCACCGGCAGCATCGACATCGAACGCCTGAAACGCATCAGCCTGCGCACCGAGGCGATCGCGATGGCACGCGAAGGCGCCGATTTCATCGAGGTGTTCCGCTACTTCTGCGATGCCGGGCAGAACGTGGAAGAAAGCTTCGCTTCGGCGCAGCGCGTGTTCCGCGGCGTGCCACCGAGCGGCGGCCTGGCCTTCACCAAGGACACGGTGTACCTGCGTGGCCTGGTCTCTGTGCATACCTTCTTCCGCCATATGCTGGCCGAGGACCGCCTCCAGGTCTGCCGCTGGCTGTTCGCCGGCAAGATGAGCCTGACCGATGCGATTGCGTTCGCGCCGTTGTTCGAGGCGGGGGTATTGAAGCCGCCGCGCTGGCTGCCGCATTGGGTGAGCCGGGCGAACGGGCTGGCCGGCATGCTGGCGTTTTCGCTGTTCGCCAACCGGATACGGATGGACCAGCTGGCGCCGGAGTGA
- a CDS encoding TonB-dependent receptor — MQTRHLTIAVAIALSATASAHAATVADTGANASNEAALSAQTLDTVSVIGQGETRQVQRITAVDKQVLPPGTSGQKILDRLPGVSVQSNDAFGANEESQTISLRGFDKSRLGYTLDGIPLGDNSYGNYNGLSIARAIIAENLAGAELSQGIGSLGVASTSNLGGTIQYFSMDPSTEFGGRASVTVGDDSQRRGYLRVDTGDINGFSAYVSGVHQDQDMWAAPYQNQTTRQFNAKAVWNVGDHRFGAFVATSRASQANYAYLSKDMLARGLGYDWNIYAPDWDRAVAAAYCAPGTYNKARCAFSGGVNSIDDAYYQSRALRDDNLYSVDADLRLGDQGRLKLLAYHHDNRGQGHWWAPGQPSYPGTDKMLPISIRSTNYTINRDGLTAALSWTVGIHELEAGLWYEQNDHNVSRNFYYISGPFLDDLYLKNPDRLLFNQDFDIRTRQFYVQDRMRFLDQRLTVDLGIKSPNTRMRATAKPGVETSIASGTLTAKESVLPQVGLGFKLNANNELFASYAENIAAFVGGGSGGPLQVSPESFAASAGLEPEKSKSLEAGFRTFGEKYQASIAAYNVKFDNRLLSLNPCSSIEVGTRPECVTRFINVGSVKSHGAELTFILKPIDGLQWYNALSWNKTTYEDDYTSGGAIVPVAGKITVDTPQRMASSEISWNRDGFFASLRAKYTGKRYYTYTNDQSVPGVTTFDAGAGYDFGPGLGLRNVRVSLNATNLTNKRYAGQLSSFAPTDPKGTRYAIHASAPRQVFMTVAAEF, encoded by the coding sequence ATGCAGACCCGACACCTGACGATCGCCGTGGCGATCGCGCTTTCCGCCACCGCCAGCGCACATGCCGCCACCGTGGCCGACACCGGCGCCAACGCCAGCAACGAGGCCGCGCTGAGCGCGCAGACGCTGGATACCGTCTCCGTGATCGGCCAGGGCGAGACCCGCCAGGTGCAGCGCATTACCGCCGTCGACAAGCAGGTGCTGCCGCCGGGCACCAGTGGCCAGAAGATCCTCGACCGCCTGCCGGGCGTGTCGGTGCAGTCCAACGACGCCTTCGGTGCCAACGAGGAATCGCAGACCATCAGCCTGCGCGGCTTCGACAAGAGCCGCCTCGGCTATACGCTGGACGGCATCCCGCTGGGTGACAACAGCTACGGCAACTACAACGGCCTGAGCATCGCCCGCGCAATCATCGCCGAGAACCTGGCCGGCGCCGAACTGTCGCAGGGCATCGGCTCGCTGGGCGTGGCCTCGACCAGCAACCTGGGTGGCACCATCCAGTACTTCTCGATGGATCCGTCCACCGAGTTCGGTGGACGCGCCAGCGTCACCGTGGGCGACGACAGCCAGCGCCGTGGCTACCTGCGCGTGGATACCGGCGACATCAACGGTTTCTCGGCCTACGTGTCCGGCGTGCACCAGGACCAGGACATGTGGGCCGCGCCGTACCAGAACCAGACCACCCGCCAGTTCAACGCCAAGGCGGTGTGGAACGTGGGCGACCACCGCTTCGGTGCGTTCGTGGCCACCTCGCGCGCCAGCCAGGCCAACTACGCCTACCTGTCCAAGGACATGCTGGCTCGCGGCCTGGGTTATGACTGGAACATCTATGCGCCGGACTGGGACCGCGCCGTGGCGGCCGCGTACTGCGCGCCGGGCACCTACAACAAGGCGCGCTGTGCGTTCAGCGGTGGCGTCAACAGCATCGACGATGCCTACTACCAGAGCCGCGCGCTGCGCGACGACAATCTGTATTCGGTTGATGCCGACCTGCGTCTGGGCGACCAGGGCCGCCTGAAGCTGCTGGCCTATCACCATGACAACCGTGGCCAGGGCCACTGGTGGGCACCGGGCCAGCCGTCCTACCCGGGCACCGACAAGATGCTGCCAATCTCCATCCGCAGCACCAACTACACGATCAACCGTGATGGCCTGACCGCCGCGCTGTCGTGGACGGTGGGCATCCACGAACTGGAAGCCGGCCTGTGGTACGAGCAGAACGACCATAACGTGTCGCGCAACTTCTACTACATCAGCGGCCCGTTCCTTGACGACCTGTACCTGAAGAACCCGGACCGCCTGCTGTTCAACCAGGACTTCGACATCCGCACGCGCCAGTTCTACGTGCAGGACCGCATGCGCTTCCTCGATCAGCGCCTGACCGTGGACCTGGGCATCAAGAGCCCGAACACCCGCATGCGCGCCACCGCCAAGCCGGGCGTGGAAACCAGCATCGCCTCGGGAACGCTGACCGCCAAGGAATCGGTGCTGCCGCAGGTGGGCCTGGGCTTCAAGCTCAACGCCAACAACGAGCTGTTCGCCTCGTACGCCGAGAACATCGCCGCCTTCGTCGGTGGTGGCAGCGGTGGCCCGCTGCAGGTGTCGCCGGAATCGTTCGCGGCCAGCGCCGGCCTGGAGCCGGAGAAGTCGAAGAGCCTGGAAGCCGGCTTCCGTACCTTCGGTGAGAAGTACCAGGCCTCGATCGCCGCGTACAACGTCAAGTTCGACAACCGCCTGCTGTCGCTGAACCCGTGTTCGAGCATCGAAGTGGGCACGCGCCCGGAGTGCGTGACGCGCTTCATCAACGTCGGTTCGGTGAAGAGCCACGGCGCCGAGCTGACCTTCATCCTCAAGCCGATCGACGGCCTGCAGTGGTACAACGCGCTGTCCTGGAACAAGACCACCTACGAGGATGACTACACCTCGGGCGGCGCGATCGTGCCGGTGGCCGGCAAGATCACCGTGGATACGCCGCAGCGCATGGCCTCCAGTGAGATCAGCTGGAACCGCGACGGTTTCTTCGCCAGCCTGCGTGCCAAGTACACCGGCAAGCGCTACTACACCTACACCAACGACCAGTCGGTGCCGGGCGTGACCACCTTCGACGCCGGTGCTGGCTACGATTTCGGCCCGGGCCTGGGCCTGCGCAACGTGCGGGTATCGTTGAACGCGACCAACCTGACCAACAAGCGCTACGCCGGCCAGCTGAGCTCGTTCGCACCGACCGATCCGAAGGGCACGCGCTATGCGATCCATGCGAGCGCGCCGCGGCAGGTGTTCATGACGGTGGCGGCCGAGTTCTAA
- the grxD gene encoding Grx4 family monothiol glutaredoxin, which translates to MSLDPALRSRIESILNANRVVLFMKGQPSMPQCGFSAKAVGALQDLGVEFAHVNVLADQEIREGIKAYGDWPTIPQLYIDGELVGGSDIVLQMAASGELSSVLGLAAPDRTPPSITVTPAAVEMLKGALADAPGAALQLTIDARFQPNFQLAPHDEGAIAAESNGLRVQFDLASARRANGITIDWVDDIRGKGLAIDNPNAPKPVQEISVRDADDLVRAGNVTLVDVRPADERAIAAVGVPFKSFDGNGRAELEALPKDTALAFLCHHGGRSAQAAEQFRALGFSKVFNVTGGINAWSEEVDNGVPKY; encoded by the coding sequence ATGTCCCTCGATCCCGCCCTGCGTTCGCGCATCGAATCCATCCTCAACGCCAACCGCGTCGTGCTGTTCATGAAGGGCCAGCCGTCGATGCCGCAGTGTGGTTTCTCGGCCAAGGCCGTGGGTGCCCTGCAGGATCTGGGCGTCGAGTTCGCCCACGTCAACGTGCTGGCCGACCAGGAAATCCGCGAAGGCATCAAGGCCTACGGCGATTGGCCGACCATCCCGCAGCTGTACATCGACGGCGAACTGGTCGGCGGCAGCGACATCGTGCTGCAGATGGCTGCCAGCGGCGAGCTGAGCAGCGTGCTGGGCCTGGCCGCGCCGGACCGCACCCCGCCGAGCATCACTGTCACCCCGGCCGCGGTGGAAATGCTCAAGGGCGCACTGGCCGACGCCCCGGGCGCTGCCCTGCAGCTGACCATCGACGCGCGCTTCCAGCCGAACTTCCAGCTGGCCCCGCACGATGAAGGCGCGATCGCGGCCGAGTCCAATGGCCTGCGCGTGCAGTTCGACCTGGCCAGCGCGCGCCGCGCCAATGGCATCACCATCGACTGGGTGGACGACATCCGCGGCAAGGGCCTGGCCATCGACAACCCGAACGCGCCCAAGCCGGTGCAGGAAATCAGCGTGCGCGATGCCGACGATCTGGTGCGCGCCGGCAACGTGACCCTGGTCGACGTGCGCCCGGCCGACGAACGCGCCATCGCCGCCGTCGGCGTGCCGTTCAAGAGCTTCGACGGCAACGGCCGTGCCGAGCTGGAAGCCCTGCCCAAGGACACCGCGCTGGCCTTCCTGTGCCACCACGGTGGCCGCAGCGCGCAGGCCGCCGAGCAGTTCCGCGCCCTGGGCTTCAGCAAGGTGTTCAACGTCACCGGCGGCATCAACGCCTGGTCCGAAGAGGTCGACAACGGCGTGCCGAAGTACTGA
- a CDS encoding pyridoxal phosphate-dependent aminotransferase, whose translation MSTSSPKPLAIRERLSEVRYEIRGELARRARELEAQGRKLIKLNIGNPGNFGFRAPEHLQRAIADDMGRTDPYTHQQGLPVAREAIAAYYARRGAPDAHPDRMFVGNGVSELIDLSLRALLNPGDEVLVPSPDYPLWSASTILNDGRPVYYRCAAENGFQPEPSEIETLVSSRTRAIVLINPNNPSGASYPRELLERVVEIARRHNLLLLVDEIYDQILYDDAVFQPVAPLAGDHPCLTFSGLSKVHRACGWRVGWAHLSGDDARLGDFRAALDLLGALRLCANVPGQYAIEAAVNGPDTISELCAPGGRLYETRRAVIEACDASEHLSLVAPAGALYAFPAVVGAAAKGFDDHTFALDLMNNEGVLVVPGSSFNVPYRHHFRVTLLPEAAVMRDVFARIDRVLARRAEDVTKVVPMKPRRSVA comes from the coding sequence ATGTCCACCTCCTCGCCCAAGCCCCTGGCCATCCGCGAGCGCCTTTCCGAAGTGCGCTACGAAATCCGCGGAGAACTGGCGCGGCGAGCCCGGGAGCTGGAGGCGCAGGGCCGCAAGCTGATCAAGCTCAACATCGGCAACCCGGGCAACTTCGGTTTCCGCGCGCCCGAGCACCTGCAGCGCGCGATCGCCGACGACATGGGCCGCACCGACCCGTACACCCACCAGCAGGGCCTGCCAGTGGCGCGCGAAGCGATCGCGGCGTACTACGCCCGTCGCGGCGCACCCGATGCGCACCCGGACCGCATGTTCGTCGGCAACGGCGTCAGCGAACTGATCGACCTGTCGCTGCGCGCACTGCTCAACCCGGGCGATGAAGTGCTGGTGCCCTCGCCGGACTACCCGCTGTGGTCGGCCTCGACCATCCTCAACGATGGCCGCCCGGTGTACTACCGCTGCGCCGCCGAAAACGGCTTCCAGCCGGAGCCGAGCGAGATCGAGACCCTGGTCTCTTCGCGCACGCGCGCCATCGTGCTGATCAACCCGAACAACCCCAGCGGCGCCAGCTACCCGCGCGAACTGCTGGAGCGCGTGGTGGAGATCGCGCGCCGCCACAACCTGCTGTTGCTGGTCGATGAAATCTACGACCAGATCCTGTACGACGATGCGGTGTTCCAGCCGGTCGCGCCGCTGGCCGGCGACCACCCATGCCTGACCTTCAGCGGCCTGAGCAAGGTGCACCGCGCCTGCGGCTGGCGCGTGGGCTGGGCCCACCTCAGCGGTGACGATGCACGCCTGGGCGACTTCCGCGCCGCGCTGGACCTGCTCGGTGCGCTGCGCCTGTGCGCCAACGTGCCGGGGCAGTATGCGATCGAGGCTGCGGTGAACGGCCCGGACACCATTTCCGAGCTGTGCGCCCCCGGTGGCCGGCTGTATGAAACCCGCCGCGCGGTGATCGAAGCGTGCGACGCCAGCGAGCACCTGTCACTGGTCGCGCCGGCGGGCGCGTTGTACGCGTTCCCGGCCGTGGTCGGCGCCGCCGCCAAGGGCTTCGACGACCACACCTTCGCGCTGGACCTGATGAACAATGAAGGCGTGCTGGTGGTACCGGGCTCCAGCTTCAACGTGCCCTACCGCCACCATTTCCGCGTGACCCTGCTGCCGGAAGCGGCGGTGATGCGCGATGTGTTCGCCCGCATCGACCGCGTGCTGGCGCGCCGTGCCGAGGACGTGACCAAGGTCGTGCCGATGAAGCCGCGCCGCTCGGTGGCCTGA